A single Desulfobaculum xiamenense DNA region contains:
- the lhgO gene encoding L-2-hydroxyglutarate oxidase, producing MHKAQTVICGAGIMGLTIARELLSRGHGDILIIEKEPHTGAHASGRNSGVLHAGIYYAPGSARAKTCMEGNRLMREYCREKSLPLGENGKVIVTTAPEQLAVLDELHRRALANGADVRMVDEHELADIEPHAKTIDRALHSPRTAVVDPRAILKSLADDLTATGRVRLFLDTRAIGPRPDGRLDTTAGPVAFGHLINAMGAHADTLAHAFGIGLDYCFVPFKGAYRQLAPARAELVRGSIYPVPDIRNPFLGVHFTRGVHGDVYIGPTATPAFGRENYHGIDGIGREGLSILMRDATLFAANPKFRSLAVDEVRRMVFACFFREAQRLVKGLEPTDILPCAKVGIRPQLVDTRTNELVSDFLVLGTGNSTHILNSISPAFTSSMAFARIIADDHLPATV from the coding sequence ATGCACAAGGCACAGACCGTCATCTGCGGAGCAGGCATCATGGGCCTGACCATCGCCCGCGAACTGCTCTCCCGGGGACACGGCGACATCCTCATCATCGAAAAGGAACCCCACACCGGGGCGCACGCATCGGGCCGCAACAGCGGCGTGCTGCATGCGGGCATCTACTACGCACCGGGTTCCGCCCGCGCCAAGACGTGCATGGAAGGCAACCGGCTCATGCGCGAGTACTGTCGCGAAAAGAGCCTGCCCCTCGGGGAGAACGGCAAGGTCATCGTGACCACGGCCCCGGAGCAGCTCGCCGTCCTCGACGAACTTCACCGCCGCGCCCTCGCCAACGGAGCGGACGTGCGCATGGTCGATGAGCATGAACTGGCCGACATCGAACCCCACGCCAAAACCATCGACAGGGCGCTGCACTCGCCGCGAACTGCCGTGGTCGATCCCCGCGCCATCCTGAAAAGCCTTGCGGACGACCTGACGGCCACCGGCCGCGTGCGCCTGTTCCTCGACACCCGCGCCATCGGCCCGCGCCCGGACGGCAGGCTCGACACCACGGCCGGGCCAGTGGCCTTCGGGCACCTGATCAACGCCATGGGCGCGCATGCCGACACCCTCGCCCACGCCTTCGGAATCGGTCTGGACTACTGCTTCGTGCCCTTCAAGGGTGCGTACCGCCAGCTCGCCCCGGCCCGCGCGGAGCTTGTGCGCGGCAGCATCTACCCCGTGCCGGACATCCGCAATCCGTTCCTCGGCGTGCACTTCACGCGCGGCGTACACGGCGACGTGTACATCGGCCCAACGGCCACGCCCGCCTTCGGACGCGAAAACTACCACGGCATCGATGGCATCGGCCGCGAGGGCCTGTCCATCCTCATGCGCGATGCCACGCTCTTCGCCGCCAACCCCAAGTTCCGCTCGCTGGCCGTGGACGAGGTGCGGCGGATGGTCTTCGCCTGCTTCTTCCGCGAGGCACAGCGGCTGGTGAAGGGCCTCGAACCCACGGACATCCTGCCCTGCGCCAAGGTCGGCATCCGCCCGCAGCTGGTGGATACCCGCACCAATGAACTAGTCTCGGACTTCCTGGTCCTCGGCACCGGCAACTCGACGCACATCCTCAATTCCATCTCCCCGGCCTTCACCAGTTCCATGGCCTTTGCCCGCATTATCGCCGACGACCACCTCCCCGCCACCGTCTGA
- a CDS encoding DNA polymerase IV, giving the protein MHTSRRVILHVDMDAFFASVEQADDPSLKGKPVIIGGSHRGVVSTASYEARVFGVHSAMPSATARRLCPHGVFLPGRMRRYREVSGIVMDILRTTSPLVEQVSVDEAYIDATGTDRLFGPPQALAAHIKSEIVAATGLTCSVGIAPNRFLSKIASDMNKPNGVFSIAEDEVAAFLATLPVRKIPGIGPRTQETLKLYGVTVVGDILKRSAEFWVQRLGRMGALLHERASGVDDTPIVPYHEPKSSSAENTLDEDTTDREVLRRWLFVQAERVGADLRRHGYRGRTVTLKLKYADFTACTRSRTLPDCTDVTGVIFDTACELLDAEALRKRVRLIGVGVSNFNQPQRQLSLFEMPAQSAGGAPRAVDAKPRGAELDRAMDAIRQRFGRDAVQRGLVFGFDGDD; this is encoded by the coding sequence ATGCACACATCGCGCAGAGTCATATTGCACGTCGACATGGACGCCTTTTTCGCCAGCGTGGAGCAGGCCGACGATCCGAGCCTCAAGGGGAAGCCCGTGATCATCGGCGGTTCGCACCGAGGCGTGGTCTCCACCGCGTCCTACGAGGCGCGGGTCTTTGGCGTGCATTCCGCCATGCCCTCGGCCACGGCGCGCAGGCTGTGCCCGCATGGCGTGTTCCTGCCGGGGCGCATGCGCCGCTACCGCGAGGTGTCGGGCATCGTCATGGACATTCTGCGCACCACCTCCCCGCTGGTCGAGCAGGTTTCCGTGGACGAGGCCTACATCGACGCCACGGGCACCGATCGGCTGTTCGGGCCGCCGCAGGCGCTGGCGGCGCACATCAAAAGCGAGATCGTCGCAGCCACCGGGCTGACTTGTTCCGTCGGCATCGCCCCCAACCGTTTTCTGTCCAAAATCGCATCGGACATGAACAAGCCCAACGGCGTCTTCTCCATCGCCGAGGACGAGGTGGCGGCATTTCTGGCGACCTTGCCGGTGCGGAAGATTCCGGGCATCGGCCCGCGCACGCAGGAGACGCTCAAGCTCTACGGCGTGACTGTCGTCGGGGACATCCTGAAGCGCTCCGCCGAGTTCTGGGTACAGCGGCTTGGGCGCATGGGGGCCCTGCTGCACGAGCGGGCATCCGGTGTGGACGATACGCCCATCGTGCCCTACCACGAACCGAAGTCGTCCAGCGCCGAGAATACGCTGGACGAGGATACGACGGATCGCGAGGTGCTGCGGCGTTGGCTTTTCGTGCAGGCCGAGCGCGTGGGGGCGGACCTGCGGCGGCACGGCTACCGTGGGCGCACGGTGACCCTCAAGCTCAAGTACGCGGATTTCACTGCCTGCACCCGTAGCCGGACGCTGCCTGACTGTACCGATGTGACGGGTGTTATTTTCGATACCGCCTGCGAATTGCTGGATGCCGAGGCGCTACGCAAGCGGGTTCGGCTCATCGGGGTGGGGGTGTCGAACTTCAATCAGCCGCAGCGGCAGTTGAGCCTGTTCGAGATGCCTGCGCAGTCTGCGGGCGGCGCACCGCGAGCCGTTGACGCAAAGCCGCGCGGCGCGGAACTCGACAGGGCCATGGACGCCATTCGGCAGCGCTTCGGGCGCGACGCCGTGCAACGGGGACTCGTGTTCGGATTCGACGGCGACGACTGA
- a CDS encoding gamma-glutamyltransferase family protein has translation MSPFDSSFAFPPFGAASRRSPVYARNAMAAASHPAAVEAGLGMLDRGGTAADAAVAMAAVLAVVEPCSTGLGGDAFVLYHDAASRRVTGLNGSGRSPQALDFDTLASRTGGALPPRHALAVTVPGACAAWCDLLERHGVLPLAEVLAPALEYAAEGFVVGPVTAHLWAEGADALRAAGGEELLPGGEAPRPGQPVTSPGMARVLDILSGAGGTEAARRAFYAGEIAADIVTAVRERGGVLDASDLAAHRSQWAAPITTMYRGLRVSECAPNGQGITALMALDVLSALDAPTFGDGFGPARVHAQVEALRLAFADSRRYVADPDHEDVPVRGLLDADYAAQRARQVLPGRRNPDIVHGTPPASSDTVYFCVMDAFGNACSMVNSCYMTFGTGIVPRNTGFALQNRGHNFSLDPASPNRLGPGRRTYHTIIPGMLHDRRGTLLGPFGVMGGFMQPQGHVQILSALADDGCDPQAALDRTRFCITDGTPGGELAVEEGMPEAIRVALADMGHPVRMVGGYDRALFGRGQIILRDPHTGWLTAGSDPRADGCAFGY, from the coding sequence ATGTCCCCGTTCGATTCGTCATTCGCCTTTCCCCCCTTTGGCGCGGCGTCGCGCCGTTCTCCTGTCTATGCCCGCAATGCCATGGCCGCGGCCAGCCACCCCGCGGCAGTTGAGGCCGGTCTCGGCATGCTTGACCGTGGCGGGACCGCCGCCGATGCCGCCGTGGCCATGGCCGCCGTGCTGGCCGTGGTGGAGCCGTGTTCCACCGGCCTTGGCGGCGACGCCTTCGTCCTCTATCACGACGCAGCAAGCCGCCGCGTGACCGGACTGAACGGTTCGGGGCGCTCGCCGCAGGCCCTCGATTTCGACACTCTCGCCAGCCGCACCGGCGGCGCGCTGCCGCCGCGCCATGCACTGGCGGTTACCGTGCCCGGCGCATGCGCTGCGTGGTGCGATCTGCTGGAGCGCCACGGGGTGTTGCCGCTGGCCGAGGTGCTGGCTCCTGCCCTTGAGTATGCGGCGGAGGGCTTCGTGGTCGGTCCGGTGACGGCGCACCTGTGGGCCGAGGGCGCGGACGCGTTGCGTGCCGCCGGGGGGGAGGAACTTCTGCCCGGTGGTGAGGCTCCCCGACCGGGGCAGCCCGTGACCAGCCCCGGCATGGCCCGCGTGCTGGACATCCTGTCCGGGGCGGGAGGCACCGAGGCAGCGCGCCGGGCCTTCTATGCCGGTGAGATCGCCGCCGACATCGTGACCGCCGTACGCGAGCGTGGGGGCGTGCTGGACGCTTCGGACCTTGCCGCGCATCGCTCGCAGTGGGCGGCGCCCATTACTACTATGTACCGTGGCCTTCGCGTCAGTGAGTGCGCCCCGAACGGGCAGGGCATCACCGCGCTCATGGCCCTCGACGTGCTCTCCGCTCTTGATGCGCCGACATTCGGCGACGGCTTCGGCCCCGCACGCGTGCATGCGCAGGTCGAGGCCCTGCGTCTCGCCTTTGCCGATTCCCGCCGCTATGTGGCCGATCCGGATCACGAGGACGTGCCCGTGCGTGGCCTGCTCGATGCGGACTATGCTGCGCAGCGGGCGCGACAGGTGCTACCCGGTCGCCGCAATCCGGACATCGTCCATGGCACGCCGCCCGCGTCGTCGGACACCGTATACTTTTGCGTCATGGACGCCTTCGGCAACGCCTGCTCCATGGTCAACAGCTGCTACATGACCTTTGGAACAGGCATCGTGCCGCGCAACACGGGCTTCGCGCTCCAGAATCGCGGGCACAATTTCAGCCTCGACCCCGCAAGTCCCAACCGCCTCGGTCCCGGACGGCGCACCTACCACACCATCATTCCCGGCATGCTTCACGATCGGCGCGGAACGCTGCTTGGGCCCTTCGGTGTCATGGGCGGATTCATGCAGCCGCAGGGGCACGTGCAGATTCTTTCCGCCCTTGCCGACGACGGCTGTGACCCGCAGGCCGCGCTGGACCGGACGCGCTTCTGCATTACCGACGGAACGCCCGGCGGAGAACTTGCGGTGGAGGAGGGCATGCCCGAGGCCATTCGCGTCGCGCTGGCCGACATGGGGCACCCTGTGCGTATGGTTGGCGGGTATGACCGGGCGTTGTTCGGACGGGGGCAGATCATCCTGCGCGATCCGCACACCGGGTGGCTGACCGCGGGCAGCGACCCGCGCGCCGACGGCTGCGCCTTCGGCTACTGA
- a CDS encoding OmpH family outer membrane protein — MKFKLMFAAALLAAMGCLAGCQKQETEKIALVDPAEVFQTCDACVAGGEYLRGMGQQMQARLAAIQQPAEGEMDKDAMKKAQDEFIALQQKISSEQQRIVEKLNGEFKSVMDDYRAKNGVSVILNKQQALSYGETADATKAVVEALNARKIDLGITAETAAPEATPEAAPEAAKEAAPEAPAAQ; from the coding sequence ATGAAATTCAAGCTGATGTTCGCTGCCGCGCTTCTCGCGGCCATGGGCTGTCTCGCCGGCTGCCAGAAGCAGGAGACCGAAAAGATCGCGCTGGTCGATCCCGCCGAAGTGTTCCAGACCTGCGACGCCTGCGTCGCTGGCGGCGAGTACCTGCGCGGCATGGGGCAGCAGATGCAGGCGCGCCTTGCCGCCATCCAGCAGCCCGCCGAGGGCGAGATGGACAAGGACGCCATGAAGAAGGCTCAGGACGAGTTCATCGCCCTGCAGCAGAAGATTTCCTCCGAGCAGCAGCGCATCGTCGAGAAGCTCAATGGCGAGTTCAAGTCCGTCATGGACGACTACCGCGCCAAGAATGGCGTGAGCGTCATCCTCAATAAGCAGCAGGCCCTGTCCTACGGCGAGACCGCCGACGCGACCAAGGCCGTTGTCGAGGCCCTCAACGCCCGCAAGATCGACCTCGGCATCACCGCTGAGACCGCTGCCCCCGAGGCGACTCCCGAGGCTGCCCCCGAGGCTGCGAAGGAAGCTGCTCCCGAGGCTCCCGCCGCCCAGTAG
- a CDS encoding proline/glycine betaine ABC transporter permease has product MIDFPEYLNIPMAQWVDTAMKWMLLNWGDFFEAVGDVMLGFLVNLERMFLWVPWPVVVALAFLAGWRLVGRLTSGLAMAAMLMIVGAFGYWKFAMMTLSLVTGAVVVSLALGVPLGILMARSDRFERVAKPVLDAMQTMPSFVYLIPVLMFFGLGKVPALFATIIYSMPPVIRLTNVGIREVPREVVECSQAFGATPWQTLLKVQLPLARPTIVVGLNQTTMMALAMVVVASMIGARGLGMEVLISINRIEVGRGFEAGLSIVFLAIIIDRITHALATRKATA; this is encoded by the coding sequence GTGATCGATTTTCCCGAATATCTGAATATACCCATGGCCCAGTGGGTAGACACGGCGATGAAGTGGATGCTCCTCAATTGGGGCGATTTCTTCGAGGCCGTGGGCGACGTGATGCTCGGCTTCCTCGTCAATCTGGAACGCATGTTCCTGTGGGTGCCGTGGCCTGTGGTTGTGGCGCTAGCCTTTCTGGCCGGGTGGCGGCTGGTGGGGCGGCTCACCTCGGGACTGGCCATGGCGGCCATGCTCATGATCGTGGGGGCCTTCGGCTACTGGAAGTTCGCCATGATGACGCTGTCCCTCGTGACGGGCGCGGTGGTCGTGTCCCTCGCGCTGGGCGTGCCGCTTGGCATCCTCATGGCTCGCAGCGACCGTTTCGAGCGAGTGGCGAAGCCCGTGCTCGACGCCATGCAGACCATGCCGAGCTTTGTGTACCTCATCCCGGTGCTCATGTTCTTCGGACTTGGCAAGGTTCCGGCCCTGTTCGCGACCATCATCTACTCCATGCCGCCGGTTATCCGGTTGACCAATGTGGGCATCCGCGAGGTGCCGCGCGAGGTGGTGGAGTGCTCGCAGGCCTTCGGTGCCACGCCGTGGCAGACGCTGCTCAAGGTCCAGTTGCCGCTGGCACGGCCGACCATCGTCGTGGGATTGAACCAGACCACCATGATGGCGCTGGCCATGGTCGTGGTGGCATCCATGATCGGCGCACGCGGACTCGGCATGGAAGTGCTCATTTCCATCAATAGGATTGAGGTTGGGCGCGGCTTCGAGGCCGGATTGTCCATCGTCTTCCTTGCCATCATCATCGACCGCATCACCCACGCGCTGGCCACTCGCAAGGCTACCGCGTAG